A stretch of DNA from Lycium ferocissimum isolate CSIRO_LF1 chromosome 4, AGI_CSIRO_Lferr_CH_V1, whole genome shotgun sequence:
TGATGTGAACCAGCATTTAGTTGAAGtgccaaaataaaatttaaaaaaagagcAAATTTAAGGGGCTGCATATGCGTTAAGCCttatcctaatttatgtgaaggaGTTCAGGAAATTAGGATTCAAGCTCCTATTGCTTATTGTGCATTCTAGCATAGATTTCcaattttaacaaataaaattaatatattaaaatttataaaaaatactaCTTCTTCTGTTTAAGTTTATGTGATAGTATTTTACTGGACACGAAAtttaaaatgaagaaagatTTTTCATCGTTTAAAACAAATGTTAaggttataaatcattttattaatggtaaaatgaaaagtttaaagttaaattgttattaAGTATAAAAAAGTGTCCATTTTTTTAGACTGACCATAAAAGAAAGTTGCCATGCAAATTGCAATGCAAGGAGTACTATTAATTAGCATCGTTAATAATTTCAAatagttaaaaaatttaattcaaagaaaactaTTTGACTCCTCAAATAATGACATATGTATTAGTGATGGTAGGTGAGTCTATTTGCTGTAAGAAAGGAGATATAAGTTGATTATCTTCTTAATCCGTCCAATGAGGATAGTCTGATTAAAGTAATAAATAATTTAGATATGAGATTCTAAAGATCTCACATCCATTTACACAATTTTTCATTAATCAACTTGCAAATCCAAACAAGagtcataaaataaaaataaaaggaaaaaaaggaaaaagtaaaagtaaaagaagaaaacataagtatgaaaaatcaatgagagagagagagagagggtgtCATGAATATGTACTTGCCTTTAGGGTTGTAAATAAGTGAAAACACTGCACCACCACAACTGTTAGCtaactctctctttttctttcttccacaatTCACTCACATTAtctctcattcttttttttttcccagaaAAAGGTACCATTTTTACAATTCTGTTATAAACTTTCTTTAGTTATCTAAAATGTTTCTTGTATGTAAGCATTTTCAAGATTATTAGTTCATCTGATGAGGTTTAGAGTTCTTGAAAAAGGGGAAAGTAAGGATTTTTATGATAATCTAGAATTTCCATGAAACGCATGTATATATGGATTTTGATTATAGAGGAGTTGTATACGTATGTACATTAGGTGTATTTCTTGTAAATGTGGTTTCTGGTGTTACAAATCCGAatgatttcaagattttgaatgATTTTAGAAATGGATTAGAGAATCCAGAGCTCTTGAAATGGCCTTCCAAGGGGAATGATCCGTGTGGTCCACCTGCATGGCCTCATGTGTTTTGTTCTAGTGATAGAGTTACCCAAATTCAGGTTCAGGGTTTGGGCTTAAAGGGTCCTTTGCCTCAGAACTTGAATGAACTAGAGAAGCTTCAAAATCTTGGCCTTCAGAAGAATGGTTTTAATGGGAAATTACCTACTTTCAGTGGATTATCTGATTTGAAATATGCATACTTGGATGATAATCAATTCGATACGATCCCTGCTGATTTCTTTGATGGTCTTAGCAATGTTCAAGTTTTGGCATTGGATGAGAATCCCTTTAATATGAGTGGATGGTCTATTCCAACTGCGTTGCAAGATTCAGCTCAGCTGGCAAATTTTTCTTGCATTTCCTGCAATATTGTTGGACCTGTGCCTGATTTTCTCGGAAAATTGCCTTCTCTCACTGCTTTGAAGCTGTCATATAACCGTTTAACTGGTAAGATACCGGACAGTTTTCGTGATTCAATGCTTCAGATTTTGTGGTTGAATAATCAAAACAGTCCTGGAATGACTGGTCCAATCGAGTTAATTGGTAGTATGGACCAGCTTATGTGGTTATGGCTTCAAGGCAACAGTTTTAGTGGACCAATTCCTGATACAATTGGTGGTTTGACTTCTTTGAATAATCTTAATCTTAATGGAAATCAACTCGTTGGTCTGATTCCACAAGGTTTGGCGAATTTAAAGTTGAGTGTGTTAGACTTGAACAATAACAAGCTAATGGGTCCTATCCCAAAGTTTAGAGCTGCTAATGCTACATATTCCTCAAATTCGTTCTGTCAACCAACACCAGGTGTTCCTTGTGGTCCCCAAGTTAACGCACTTTTAGATCTTCTTGGTGTTTGGAATTATCCAGCCAATCTTGCTTCTGAATGGTCCGGTAATGATCCATGTACAGATCCTTGGTTGGGAATCAGTTGCAATCCTAAAGGTCAGGTTACGATTGTTAATCTGCAAAACAAAAACCTTACGGGTAAGCTTAGCCCTTCACTTGCAAACTTGGATTCACTGCTTGAAGTTCACTTAAAAGGAAATAGTTTGCACGGTCCAGTTCCAGCAAACTTAACAAAGCTCAGGTTCTTGAGATTGTTGGACTTAAGCGGGAATAATTTTGATCCACCATTGCCGAAATTTCGGGATGGTGTGACAGTCATTACAGATGGAAATGCTCATCTTGTTGCTAATGTAACTGCGGGGGCTCCTCCTCCGAGTATCGGCCCATTTCCCCCATTGAGCCACAGTCCTAAACCAAGTAAGGAGTTACCACTGCAAAGCCCGTCACCCAGTGATAATCAGCCAACATTATCAGATACGCCACCTTCCCCACCACCTTCCCCAGAGAAAAGTTCAAGTTCAGGATTGAAGACTACTCCTAGTGCCAAAGAGAAGACAACATCAGAGAACCATGAGAAGACCGTGATAATTATAGTCGTGAGTGCAGTTTCTGTGGTCTTAGCTCTTCTTGCcgtctttttgtttttcaagaGCAGGAGAAAACGAGAGAAGGACTCGATTACTACTGTTATCCACCCCAAAGACCCATTCGATCAAGATAACATTGTTAAGATCACTGTCTTAGAAGATCCCAGGATGTACACTGCAAAGAGTGGTGCTACAACTACAAGTAGTGGTGGAAAAGAAGGTAGCCGagtaattgagattggaaaccTTGTCATTTCAACGCCGGACCTTCGGAGGGTAACCAATAATTTTGCATCAGAGAATGAGCTTGGTCGTGGTGGCTTTGGAGTTGTTTACAAAGGTGTAATTGAAGATGGAATTCAAATTGCAGTGAAGAGAATGGAATCTGCGGTTATCAATAGCAAGGCATTGGATGAATTTGAGGCAGAAATAGCTGTGCTTTCTAAGGTTCGGCATCGCCATTTAGTTTCTCTCTTGGGTTACTCCATTGAAGGAAATGAGAGGCTTTTGGTGTATGAATATATGCCAAAGGGCGCTCTGAGTAGACATCTTTTCCGGTGGAAGATCCTGAACTTAGAGCCTTTA
This window harbors:
- the LOC132052297 gene encoding receptor-like kinase TMK3, with the translated sequence MDFDYRGVVYVCTLGVFLVNVVSGVTNPNDFKILNDFRNGLENPELLKWPSKGNDPCGPPAWPHVFCSSDRVTQIQVQGLGLKGPLPQNLNELEKLQNLGLQKNGFNGKLPTFSGLSDLKYAYLDDNQFDTIPADFFDGLSNVQVLALDENPFNMSGWSIPTALQDSAQLANFSCISCNIVGPVPDFLGKLPSLTALKLSYNRLTGKIPDSFRDSMLQILWLNNQNSPGMTGPIELIGSMDQLMWLWLQGNSFSGPIPDTIGGLTSLNNLNLNGNQLVGLIPQGLANLKLSVLDLNNNKLMGPIPKFRAANATYSSNSFCQPTPGVPCGPQVNALLDLLGVWNYPANLASEWSGNDPCTDPWLGISCNPKGQVTIVNLQNKNLTGKLSPSLANLDSLLEVHLKGNSLHGPVPANLTKLRFLRLLDLSGNNFDPPLPKFRDGVTVITDGNAHLVANVTAGAPPPSIGPFPPLSHSPKPSKELPLQSPSPSDNQPTLSDTPPSPPPSPEKSSSSGLKTTPSAKEKTTSENHEKTVIIIVVSAVSVVLALLAVFLFFKSRRKREKDSITTVIHPKDPFDQDNIVKITVLEDPRMYTAKSGATTTSSGGKEGSRVIEIGNLVISTPDLRRVTNNFASENELGRGGFGVVYKGVIEDGIQIAVKRMESAVINSKALDEFEAEIAVLSKVRHRHLVSLLGYSIEGNERLLVYEYMPKGALSRHLFRWKILNLEPLSWTKRLNIALDVARGMEYLHNLAHQSFIHRDLKSSNILLDDDFRAKVSDFGLVKLAPDKERSVATRLAGTFGYLAPEYAVTGKVTTKIDVFSFGVVLMELVTGLTALDEHRSEETRYLVEWFWQIKSNKENLIASVDPALDAKKDIHKSIFVIAELAGHCTARDPNHRPDMSHAVNVLGQLVEIWKPVEESDEYSGIDYSLPLPEMLKDWQDEDTGDFTGTSQDSRGSIPAKPTGFADSFTSNDAR